DNA from Streptomyces sp. NBC_01260:
GGGGCGAGGTGCTCTTCGCCTCCGTCATGACCAACGACACCACCCGCACCCTGGCCGTCGGCCTCCAGGGTTACGCCACCCAGAACGACGTGTACTGGAACCAGGTGATGGCCGCCTCGCTCGTCGTCAGTGTCCCGATCGTCGCCGGGTTTCTGCTGCTTCAGCGCTACCTCGTCGCGGGCCTCACCGCGGGAGCCGTCAAGTGACCACTTCGGAAAGGAAGTCCGTGAACGACCTCAGCGCCCTACCGGCCGACTTCGCCTGGGGCGTCGCCACCGCCGCGTACCAGATCGAGGGGGCCGTGGCGCAGGACGGCCGGGCCCCGTCGATCTGGGACACGTTCTCCCACATCCCCGGCAACGTGGCCGGCAACGACACCGGCGACGTGGCCTGCGACCACTACCACCGGGTTCCCGAGGACATCGCCCTGATCAAGGAGGTGGGGGCGGGCGCCTACCGCTTCTCACTCGCCTGGCCGCGGATCGTCCCGGGCGGCGACGGCCCGGTCAACAAGGCCGGGCTCGACTTCTACGACCGGCTGGTCGACGGCCTCCTCGACGCCGGGATCACCCCGTTCGCCACGCTCTACCACTGGGACCTCCCGCAGGCGCTCCAGGACCGCGGCGGCTGGACGGTCCGGGAGACGGCCGAGCACTTCGCCGCGTACACCTCGGTCGTCGTGGAGCGCCTCGGTGACCGGGTGAAGGACTGGGCGACCCTCAACGAACCGCTCTGCTCGGCCTGGATCGGCCATCTGGAGGGCACGATGGCACCGGGTCTCACCGACCTGACCGCCGCCGTCCGGGCCTCGTACCACCTGCACCTCGGGCACGGTCTCGCCGTGCAGGCGATCCGGGCCGCGTCCCCGGACGCCCGCGTCGGCATCGTCAACAACCTCAGCCCGGTGGAGGCCGCCACCGACCGCGAGGCGGACCGGGCCGCGGCGGTGCGCGGCGACGGCCACACCAACCGCTGGTGGCTCGACCCGATCCTCGGGCGCGGCTACCCGCAGGACATGGTCGACCTGTACGGGGTCGAACTTCCGGTGCGGCCCGGCGACATGGAGATCATCGCGGCGCCACTCGACTGGCTGGGCGTGAACTACTACTTCCGCCAGGTCGTCACCGCCGACGCGACCGGTCCCGTCCCGCACGCCAAGCAGGTCTACCTGCCGGGCTCCCGCCACACCCACATGGACTGGGAGGTGCACGCCGAGGGCCTGGAGCAGCTGCTGCTGCGCCTGACCGAGGAGTACGGCGTGCAGCGCATCTACGTCACCGAGAACGGCTCGGCGTACCAGGACGTCGTCCTGGCCGACGGTTCGGTGCACGACCCGGAGCGCACCCGGTACCTGGAGGAGCATCTCGCCGCCTGCGCGCGGGCCGTCCGCAAGGGTGCGCCGCTCGCCGGGTACTTCGCCTGGTCGCTGCTGGACAACTTCGAGTGGGCGTACGGCTACGACAAGCGGTTCGGCCTGGTCCACGTCGACTACCCGACACAGCGCCGCACCGTCAAGAGCAGCGGCCGCCGCTACGCCGAGCTGATCCGTGAGGCAGCGGAGGGCCGCTCGGGCAAGGCCGCCTGAACCACC
Protein-coding regions in this window:
- a CDS encoding GH1 family beta-glucosidase, whose product is MNDLSALPADFAWGVATAAYQIEGAVAQDGRAPSIWDTFSHIPGNVAGNDTGDVACDHYHRVPEDIALIKEVGAGAYRFSLAWPRIVPGGDGPVNKAGLDFYDRLVDGLLDAGITPFATLYHWDLPQALQDRGGWTVRETAEHFAAYTSVVVERLGDRVKDWATLNEPLCSAWIGHLEGTMAPGLTDLTAAVRASYHLHLGHGLAVQAIRAASPDARVGIVNNLSPVEAATDREADRAAAVRGDGHTNRWWLDPILGRGYPQDMVDLYGVELPVRPGDMEIIAAPLDWLGVNYYFRQVVTADATGPVPHAKQVYLPGSRHTHMDWEVHAEGLEQLLLRLTEEYGVQRIYVTENGSAYQDVVLADGSVHDPERTRYLEEHLAACARAVRKGAPLAGYFAWSLLDNFEWAYGYDKRFGLVHVDYPTQRRTVKSSGRRYAELIREAAEGRSGKAA